One stretch of Pradoshia sp. D12 DNA includes these proteins:
- a CDS encoding PTS transporter subunit IIC, translating into MGMKRKEYIIDRMYKASTGIANAVLVTLGIGLLFESIGGYFDWQIFLTIGGAAKVLLAPALGAGIAYQLGGNSLVQFSAMACASVGGAAIQKTAEGAFTIVTGQPISAVLAALIATYIGKRMVGKTKLDIMAIPITAIFIGGISGVGLAAVTTPLLTRISAQITASVEGSPLIGSIVLSLIFSLLLMTPASSAALAIALQLDPVSSAAALIGCTVQFVAFTAMSYKDNDLGGFLAQSIVTPKVQFPNLIKNPIYIIPAFTAAAIAAPIATMVFDFKVPYELGGMGLSSLIAPINILANQGMGIFLNYVGIGMVLPVMIALAIHRLLKMAGKVKAGDLHLEVQ; encoded by the coding sequence ATGGGGATGAAGAGAAAAGAATATATTATTGATCGAATGTATAAGGCATCTACGGGAATCGCAAATGCCGTTTTAGTAACATTAGGAATCGGTCTATTATTCGAATCAATTGGGGGTTACTTTGATTGGCAAATATTCCTTACTATTGGAGGAGCGGCAAAGGTCTTGCTTGCGCCTGCTCTTGGTGCAGGGATTGCCTATCAGCTTGGAGGTAACTCATTAGTACAATTTAGTGCAATGGCATGTGCCTCTGTTGGTGGAGCCGCTATTCAAAAAACAGCAGAAGGTGCTTTTACGATTGTCACTGGACAACCTATATCAGCTGTATTGGCTGCACTCATCGCTACATATATAGGCAAGAGGATGGTTGGTAAAACAAAATTGGACATTATGGCAATTCCGATTACAGCTATTTTTATTGGTGGGATTTCCGGAGTTGGATTAGCAGCGGTGACAACACCATTACTAACAAGGATAAGTGCACAAATTACAGCTTCTGTAGAAGGCTCTCCTTTAATTGGATCGATTGTCTTATCCTTAATATTTAGTCTTTTATTAATGACCCCAGCTTCATCAGCTGCGCTTGCGATTGCTCTGCAGTTGGACCCAGTATCAAGTGCAGCAGCCTTGATTGGCTGTACGGTACAATTTGTAGCCTTTACAGCAATGAGCTATAAAGATAATGATTTAGGTGGCTTTCTTGCACAATCAATCGTGACACCAAAGGTACAGTTTCCAAATTTGATAAAAAACCCAATCTACATTATACCTGCGTTTACGGCTGCCGCAATTGCTGCGCCAATAGCTACGATGGTCTTTGATTTTAAAGTACCGTATGAACTAGGCGGGATGGGGCTAAGCTCGTTGATTGCACCGATAAACATCTTAGCTAATCAAGGGATGGGCATATTCCTCAACTATGTAGGAATAGGGATGGTGCTTCCTGTTATGATTGCTCTTGCGATTCACCGCCTCCTAAAAATGGCTGGAAAGGTTAAAGCAGGTGATCTTCATCTTGAAGTTCAATAG